The Pseudooceanicola aestuarii genomic sequence GCGGAGAGCGGGAGCGGGATATTTCCCTGCGCAGCTTCCACAATCCCGGCGGCGGGCCGGAGGAATTCGCCATCCTGCCCAACAAGGCGCTGGAGGCACCGCCCTCCTATGCGGAACTGCCGGCGCCGACGCCGGGACAGGGCAACCGTACCGACCTGACACCGGAGGCCGACGCGGTCGCGGCGTTGGGCGGCAACCCGGCGGCGCTGGACAATCGGGGCGTGGCCGCATCGGATGCGGCGCTGGTCGCCCATGCCGGCCGGCGCGGCATCAACCCGGACATCCGCCCCGTCCTGACCGAAGAGGACGAGGATTTCCGCCGTCGCAAGTCGCGGTTCACCAAGATCCGGCTGTTCCGCGTCGATCGGTATTATCCCGCCTACAAGCGCCAGGCGCTGGACGGCCAGAAAGAAAAACAGCGGTGGCAGAACGCCGGCGCGCCGACGCCCACCGCCCCGCCTGCGGTTCAGTGACCCGACCAGCGGGGCGTGCGCCCCGGTGACGAGGCGCATCTGTCACGCGGCCTTGGATGCCAGGGGGCAGGGTCTGGCGTGCGACATCGGGCAATGCAGATACGACGGCGTCACACCCCCGGTGTCGCGCCGTTTCGCTTTTCTGGGGGACCGGTCGCCGTGAAATAGGGGCCGCCGTGCCGCCGCGCCCGTGGTTTCCCTTTGCCGCGATTGGGTCTATTGCAGGTCAGCCGGATGGCCGGGCCCTCACGGTCTGTCATCCCGCGCGCCAGTAGGAGAACCAGATGTCCCAGCCGCTTGATCCCGTTGACCTGACCGCCCGCCTTGTCCGCTGCCCCTCTGTCACGCCGGAGGAGGGCGGCGCCCTGCGCCTGCTGGAAGAGATGCTGACCGGCGCTGGCTTCACCTGTCACAGGGCCGATCGGGGCGGGATCTCCAACCTGTTCGCCCGCTGGGGCGACAAGGGACATGCCCGCACCCTGGGCTTCAACGGGCATACCGACGTGGTCCCGGTGGGCGATACGGCGGCCTGGTCCGTCGATCCCTTTGGCGCCGAAATCCGGGATGGGAAGCTGTGGGGACGCGGCGCGACGGACATGAAATCCGGCGTCGCGGCCTTTGCCGCCGCCGCCGTGGATTTCGTCACCCGGACACCGCCCGATGGGGCCGTCGTGCTGGCCATCACTGGCGACGAGGAAGCGGACGCCACCGATGGCACCCGCGCCCTGCTGGACTGGATGGACAGCACCGGCGAGGCGATGACCCATTGCCTGGTCGGAGAGCCCACCTGCCCCGAGGTGATGGGCGAGATGATGAAGATCGGGCGGCGCGGCTCTCTCACCGCGAAGTTCACCGCCAACGGCGTGCAGGGCCATTCCGCCTATCCCCACCGCGCGAACAATCCGATCCCCGCGCTGGTGCGTCTGATGGATCGCCTTTCCGGGCACGAGCTGGACACGGGCACCGATCATTTCGACCCCTCCACCCTGGCCGTCGTCACCATCGACACCGGCAACCCGGCCACCAACGTGATCCCCGCCGCCTGCCGTGCCACGGTCAACATCCGGTTCAACGACACCCATTCCGGCGACAGCCTGACCCGCTGGCTGCAACGCGAGGCGCAGGAGGTCAGCCGTCTGTTCGACCTGCCCATCGACGTGGAGATCAAGGTCAGCGGCGAGGCCTTCCTGACCCCGCCCGGAGCATTCTCCGAGCTGGTCGCGAGGGCGGTGGCGGCGGAAACCGGTGTGACCCCGGTGGCCAGCACCTCTGGCGGGACATCGGATGCGCGGTTCGTCAAGGATCACTGCCCGGTGGTTGAATTCGGGCTGGTCGGTCAGACGATGCACCAGGTGGATGAACATGTCGTCGTCGACCAGATCACCCAGCTCAAGGCGATCTACGGCCGGATCCTCGCCGATTACTTTGCCTGACATCCAGGTCCGGGGCGCTGCCGCCGCGCTCTGATGCCAGGGGAGGCGCAGGACCGTGGTTCGCGGCGCGGGGGGCTGTGGCGTTTGAACGGCCTGACGGGGGTGGACAGCGCCGGCGCCGCCCCCATTTCCTTCATGACGCCCCGTTGCACCCGTGATAGGCCTCGCTCATGACAGATCTGCCTTCAAAATCCGATATCCTGCAATGGATCTCCGACAACCCCACCCAGACGGCCAAGCGTGACATCGCCAAGGCCTTCGGGATCAAGGGCGCCGCGCGCATCGATCTGAAGCGCCTGCTGAAGGAGCTGGAGGACGAAGGCCACCTGGAAAAGCGCAAGAAGACCTACCGCGATCCGGATCGCCTGCCGCCCGTCAGCGTGTTGCAGGTGGCCGAACCCGGCCCCGATGGCGACCTGACCGCCCGGCCGCTGGAATGGGCGGGGGAGGGGCCGGAACCTGCCGTGCACATCATCGCCCGCAGTTCTGACCCGGCCCTGGGCGCGGGGGACCGTATCCTGGCCCGGTTGACCCTGATCGAGGGCGCGCATGCCTATGAGGCCCGCCTGATCCGCAAGATCGGACACAATCCGCAGCGCATCCTGGGCGTCTACCGCCAGGGGGCGGAGGGCGGGCGCATCATGCCCATCGACAAGGGGTCGGACCGCGAATGGCTGGTGCCCGACGGCGCCACCCACGGCGCCCGCGATGGCGAATTGGTCGAGGCCGAGCAGAGCGGCCCGAAATCCCGCATGGGCCTGCCCCGCGCCCGCATTGTGGCGCGGCTGGGCGATCCCTCGGCACCGCGCGCCGTATCGCTGATCGCCATTCACCAGCACGGCATTCCCGACGCCTTCCCCGATGATGTCGTCGCGGAGGCCGACGCGATGAAACCCGCCGGGCTGAAGGGGCGCGAGGATCTGCGCCATCTGCCGTTGGTCACCATCGACCCGGCCGATGCCCGCGACCATGACGACGCCTGCTATGCCCAGGCCGACGACGACCCGAAAAATCCCGGCGGCCATGTGCTGTGGGTGGCGATCGCCGATGTGGCCCATTACGTGCGCCCCGGCACCGCGTTGGACCGGGAGGCCCGGCGGCGCGGCAATTCCACCTACTTCCCCGACCGCGTGGTGCCGATGCTGCCCGACCGGCTGTCGGGCGATCTGTGCTCCCTCCACGAGGGGGTGCCGCGCGCCTGTATCGCGCTGCGGATGCGGCTGGATGCGGATGGCAACAAGATCGATCATGCCTTCCACCGCGGCATCATGCGTTCTGCCGCCTCGCTGCATTACGAGGAGGTGCAGGCGGCCATGGACGGCGCGCCCAATGACCGCACCGCCCCGCTGATGGAAGAGGTTCTGGAGCCGCTCTATGCCGCCTACGCCGCGTTGGTGCGCGCGCGCGAAGCTCGGCAGCCGCTGGATCTGGACCTGCCCGAACGCCGGATCGAATTGTCGGAGGAGGGCGAAGTCACCTCGGTCCGGTTCAAGGATCGTCTCGATGCGCACCGCATGATCGAGGAATTCATGGTTCTCTCCAACGTCGCCACGGCGGAGACGCTGATCGCCAGGAAGGTGCCCTTGCTGTTCCGCGTGCATGAGGAGCCGCCGGTGGAAAAACTGGAAAGCCTGCGGGAAACGGCCCAGGCGTCGGGCTTTGCCCTGGCCAAGGGGCAGGTGGTGCTGACCCGCCATTTGAACCAGCTGCTGGATCAGGCTGCCGGCACCGATTTCGCGGAACTCATCAACATGTCCACCCTGCGCAGCATGACGCAGGCCTATTACGCCCCGGTGAATTTCGGCCACTTTGGCCTGGCGCTGAAGCATTATGCGCATTTCACCTCGCCGATCCGGCGCTATTCCGACCTGGTGGTGCATCGTGGGCTGGTCCGCGCCCATGGATGGGGGGAGGACGGGCTGACCCCGCAGGAGATCGAGACGCTGGATGCCACCGGTGCCCATATCTCCGAGACGGAGCGGCGGTCGATGACGGCGGAGCGTGACACTACGGATCGCTATCTCTCGGCCTATCTGGCAGAGCGGGTTGGCAGTGAATTCACGGGCAGGATCAGCGGTATTGCCCGGTTTGGCGCCTTTGTGCGGCTGGACGAGACGGGCGCCGACGGGTTGATCCCGATGCGGTCTCTGGGGGCGGAATATTTCCATTTCGACCGCGATGCCGGCACCCTGATGGGCAGTGAAACCGGGGTGGAAATCGCGCCCGGTCAACGCGTGCGTGTCAAGCTGGCAGCCGCCGTGCCCGTGACCGGCGGGCTGGAGCTGGAGCTGCTGGAGCTTGACGGCCAGCAGATGCCCGGCGGTACCGGCGGACGGGGCGGGCGCGGCGGACGAGGCGGCCCGCGCGGACGCGGCGACAGTCCGCGCCGCAAATTGGTGAAGGCCAAACGCAAATCCGACAAGATCAAGCGCAAGGTGAAACGCCAGCGCCACTGAGCGCCGCGCGGAATCCTGCGCGCCTGCCGCGGCGCTATCTTTCGAAATCGGCGCCAAGGCTATATGCTGTTGTCACAAGTCCGGCAAACGGGCAGCGAAAACAGAGCAGTCAGGGCGGTCACCATGACACGTATCCACGCGGGCCTTCCGGGTCTGGTCCTTCTTTGCGGGTTGCAACTGGCGGTGGCAGAGGCCGTGCGCGCCGATGCGCCCGGCCGGTCTCTGCGGCCCCAGGTCCGACCGGCCAGCATCACCTCCATGGCGACCCGCGTCGCGGCGGCGCGTCCGGTGGATGTGGCCCCGCCCACGCCCGGCGCCCCGGCCTCCGCCGATGCGGGGGAGGTGGCCCGCGCAGCGCTGCGGGCCATCGAAGTGACGCGCAATGCCAACCCCCGTGCGCCCGCCCTGCCGCGCGGCAATGCCACCGACGAGTTGTCGAACGTGATCGCCGTGACCGCCCGCGAATCGGAGGCCCACGCCCCCGTCACCCTGGTGCGCCGCAGCCTGCGCCCCCGTCTGCGCCCCGCCAACCTGGCGGAGGCCCCACGCCGCGCCGCCGCCGCCGCCGCCCCTGCGCCACAGGCCGTGCCTGCCGCGCTGCAAGCCGATTTCAACCGCTGGATCGCCGGGTTCCGGGGGCGCGCGCTTTCGGCGGGGGTCTCCGGCGCGGTGTTCGACCGGGCCTTTGCCGGCGTCGAATACCTGCCGCAGGTCGTGAAACGCGACGGCAACCAATCGGAATTCACCACCTCCACCGGCGATTACCTGTCGCGCGCGGTGTCCGACAGCCGCGTCCGCAACGGCCGTGCCGCCGCCGCCGAACAGGCCGGCCGCCTGAATGCGATTGCCGCGCGCTACGACGTGCCCGGCCATTACGTGGCCGCCGTCTGGGGCATGGAAAGCAATTACGGCGCCAACCGGGGCAACACTCCGCTGATCTCCGCGCTGGCGACGCTGGCCCATGACGGCCGGCGCGGTGCCTTCTTCGAGAAGCAGCTGATCGCGGCGCTGAAGATCCTGCAAAATGGCGATGTCCGGCCCGAGGACATGACCGGCAGCTGGGCCGGGGCCATGGGCCACACGCAATTCATCCCGACCTCCTACGCGGCCTATGCCGTCGATTTCACCGGCGATGGCCGCCGGGACATCTGGTCCGACGATCCGACCGATGCGCTGGCCTCTACCGCCGCATACCTGGCCAAGGCCGGCTGGATCCCCAACATGCCCTGGGGGGTGGAGGTCATCGTGCCGCGCGATTTCAACTTTGCGCTGGCGCATGGACCCAAGAAGATGCCGTCGGAATGGGAACGGCTGGGCCTGCGCGCCGCCGATGGCGGGCGGCTGCGCGATCACGGATCGGCAAAACTGCTGTTGCCCTCCGGAGCGCAGGGCGTGGCCTTTCTGACCTTCCGCAACTTCGACGTGATCAAGCGGTACAACAATTCCGATGCCTATGCGCTGGGTGTCGGTCACCTGGGGGACCGCATCGCCGGGGCTGGCCCGTTGAAAGGCTCATGGCCGGAAGGCGACCACCGCCTGAAACGGGCGGAGCGGGAGGAGGTCCAGCGCCTGCTGGCCCGGCGCGGGTTCGATCCCGGTGGGGTGGACGGTCGGCTGGGGCCGAATTCCATCCGCGCCATCCGCGCCTTTCAATCCAGCGCCGGGCTGGTGCCGGATGGCCACCCGTCCGTGCCCCTGTTGCAGGCGCTGCGGCGCTAGGCTGCCTGGCGGTCTCGTGCCCGGACCTGCACCGCAGGATGGGCAGGCGGAAGGCGCCACGGGGTGCCTTAGGCGGGGGGAATCAGCTTGCCTGGGTTCATGATGCCCGCCGGGTCCAGCGCGGCCTTGATCGCGCGCATGGCGGCCAGCGCGGCGGGATCCTTGCGCCGGGTCATGGCGCCCAGTTTGACCGTGCCGATGCCATGTTCGGCCGAGAAGGTGCCGCCCAGGTCCAGCGCGATCCCCTCGATCTCCTCCATCACATGTTCCTTGTGCACGGGATCGGCGTCACGCGGGAAAATCGTGTAATGCACGTTGCCGTCCCCCAGATGCGCCACCACCGATGTCGTCGCAGCGGGATCGAGCTGTGCCAGACGCGCATCCGCCCGGCGCAGGAATTCCGCCACCCGGTCCAGCGGCACGGCCACGTCCAGGGTAATCCGCAGCTTGTGCTGACCCGCGATTTCGGCGGCGGCCTCCCGTCGGGCCCACATCTCCCGGCGCTGTGCCTCGGAACTGGCGATCACCGCGTCGGAGATCCGGCCATCCTCCAGCATCCGGCCCAGCACCTCCTCCAGCCGGGACTGCACCGGGATGCGGCCATCGGGGCCGGGGGTGCAATCGCGCGGAGCCAGAGCGCCGACCTCCACCAGGATGTTCACCGGCCAGGTCCGGTCGAAGGGCGCGCGGTGGCCGGGGGGCAGGGCGGTGTGGGCCTGCACATAGGTGCCGGGCATGTATTCGCAAGCCTCCACGCTGCCGCCCGTCTCTGCCTGTAGCGTGTTCAGCAGCGCCAGCGCATCGTCCAGATCGTCCATGGCGACCATGGCGGTAGCATAGGCGCCGGGCTTCGGGAACAGCTTGACATGGGCGGCGGTGATCACGCCCAGCGTACCCTCCGCCCCGATCAGCAGGTGCCGCAGGTCATAGCCGGAATTGTCCTTGTGCAGCGGGGACATCAGATTCATCACCGCGCCCGAGGGCAGGACCGCCTCGATCCCCAGCACCAGGTCGCGGGTATTGCCGTAGCGCAGCACGTTGGACCCGCCCGCATTGGTGCCAAGCGCCCCGCCGACCATCGCCGATCCGCGCGCCCCGAAAGTCAGGGGAAAGACCAGGTCGTGATCCTCGACCGCGCTGTGCAGATTGGCCAGGATCACCCCGGCCTCCACTACGGCAGAGCGCCCCTCCGCCCGGATTTCGCGAATGCGGTTCATCCGTTCCACCGACAGGATCAGCGCGCCCTCTCCGTGGCCCGCGCGGGTCAGCCCGGTGCGCCCGGCGACGGGGATCAACGCCGTTCCGGTCGCGCCCGCCAGCCGCACGATGGCCGCCACTTCTTCGGTGGAGGCGGGGCGCACAACGGCCAGCGGCACGGTCGCATGGGCCGGATCGCCCCAGCCATGGCCATAGGGCGCGGCATCCGCCCCGGTCAGAACATGCTCTGCCCCGACGATCGCCTGCAAGTCTTCCAGCATCCGCGCTCCCTCTCCGTTTCGGTCCCGGCGCGCGATCATGGGCAAGTGCCGTCGGAACGGCAAGCGGCGGGCCGGCGAAAACCCGGCTTTTTCCGCTTGACCTCCATCGGAGCCTGCCCTAACTAGCGCCACGGTTTGGCGGAGTAGCTCAGTTGGTTAGAGCAGCGGAATCATAATCCGCGTGTCGGGGGTTCAAGTCCCTCCTCCGCTACCACCACACCCCCATATTCTCAGAGTACGACACGTGGGCGCGCCTGTGCGCGCTGATGGTTATGTGCCTCTCCGGGCGGAGGTCAGGCACAGGCGACGGCCCGGGCCATGAAGGCAGAGGCGACAACGCCGTCGATCAGCACCGATCCTGTCCGCGTCGACAGCCGCTGGCGCAGGCGGGACATGCCGGCGCAACCAAGAACGACGGCACCGGCCCCCCTGGACCGCGCCGTGGCAATGGTAATCGCAAGCCGGTCTTCGACGGCTTGTCCGCCTTGCTCGACCTCCAGCACCGGCAGCCCGGAGGCAAAGACCCCGAAACAGGCCTGTCGATGGCCATAGGCGTCCACGTTCGCCGCGATCACCGGCACGGAGATGTCGAGGGTCGTGACGATACCGAAGCGGTCGCTGTGCAGCGTCGCCAGCGACATGGCGGCCTGTCCGATGCCGATCACCGGGCAATGTGCCGCGGCCCGCATCCGGGCCAGACCGGTGTCGTCGAAACACCCGATGACAATCGCGTCCACACCCGTGGCCCGCGCCTTCGGAAGGAGGGACAGCATTCCCTTGATCGCGGCGGCGCCATCTTCCGGGCCCTGAATCGCGGGCGGGCCAAGGTGATTGGTCCAGCCCAGCACGTCGGCGTCCGGCGCGGTGTCTCGGGCGACCGCCACCATGCTGTCGGTCATGGCCTCGGTGGAATTCGGGTTGAGGTAGAGCAGGCGCATGCTCAGACCTGCGACCGTGCGTGTCTGGCCCAATCCCGAAGGATCTTCGCGGCTTCCGCGTCCAGATGCTGTTCGGAGGGCATGGCGCGCTCCCCGACTGCGCGCCCGCATTCATGGGTCAGACGATCGACATCCACGGGAAAACGCGCGGCTTCGGGCAGATCGGCGATGGCCTCACCGGCCTGCGCCATGTCGGCGGCGTAATAAAGCGCGGTGATCCCGGCGATGTTCATCGCCGCCACGCACAGGGCACAGGGTTCGCAGCTGGAATACAGCTGACAGCCGCGCAGATCGACGGTTTCAAGGTTGCGGCAGGCATCGCGGATCGCTTCGGTTTCGCCATGCGAGGTGGGATCGTGGTGCATGACCGAGCGGTTGATGCCCTCGCCGACGATCTTGCCGTCCTTTACGATGACCGCGCCGAACGGCTCCGTTCCGGGGGTGTCGAGCGCCTGGGCCGAAATCGCGATGGCGCGGCGCAGGAAGGTCTCATCGTACATCGGGGGTTCCTTCTTCGGCCGCGAAACAGGCAACGCGACGGTTGTGGACATCGGGACTGCGCTGCGGGCGTTCTGATTTGCAGCGGTCGAACGCCAGCGGGCAGCGCGGGTGAAAGCTGCACCCCGAAGGGGGCGACACCGGGGAGGGGACTTCGCCCCCCATCGGGCTGCGGTCGCGGCGCGGGGCCTCAAGGTCGGGGATCGTGTCAAGCAGCAGGCGGGTATAGGGATGCAGTGGGTTGACGAACAAGTCGGCGGTTGGCTGGATCTCGACGATACGGCCCAGATACATCACCGCGATCACGTCGGCCATGTGGCGCACCACACTCAGGTCGTGGCTGATGAAAAGATAGGTCAGGCCCATCTCCTTTTGCAGCCGTTTCATCAGGTTCAGCACCTGCGCCTGAACAGAGACATCGAGGGCGGAGGTCGGCTCGTCACAGACCAGGAATTCCGGCTCGCCGGCCAGGGCGCGGGCGATGGAGATGCGCTGCCGCTGGCCGCCCGAGAATTCGTGCGGGAATTTCAGCCCGTCGGCGGGGGCCAGCCCCACGGTGCGCAACAATTCATCCACACGGGCCGAAACCTCGGCCTCGGGGGTGTCGGGTTTCAGCGTGCGCAGCGGCTCGGCGATGATCCGGGCGACGCGCCAGCGCGGGTTCAGGCTGGCAAACGGATCCTGGAAGATCATCTGGAGCCGATCCCTGTCACCGTTGAAAGTGATCTTCCCCCCCGAAGGGGCGTGAAGCCCGGTCACCAGCTTGGCGATGGTGCTCTTGCCGCAGCCAGATTCGCCAACCAGCGCAAGGGTCTGGCCGCGCTGGATGACGAAATCGACGCCGTCGACGGCGCGCAGGGTCTTGCGCGGCTTGCGCTCGATCAGGCGGTTGAGCCAGGGGGCGGAGACGTCGAAGCGGCGTTCCAGCGCGTCGACCTCAAGGATGGCGTTGGTGCGGAGGGTCATGCAGCTTCTCCCTGGTCTACGGTGCCGGTCTGCGCCAGCCAGCAGGCGGCGCCGGAGGCCTCGCCGCTGGCGATGCGCGGCACCTCGGCGCGGCAGCGCGGCCCGGCATGGGCGCAGCGCGGGTTGAAGGCGCAGCCTTGCGGGATGGCGTTCAGCCGCGGCATCGCGCCGGGGATCATCTGCAATTCCTCGACATCCTTGCGCAGCGAGGGGATCGAGCCCATCAGCCCGGTGGTGTAGGGGTGGCGTGGCCGGCGTACCAGGTCATTGACGCTTCCGACCTCGGCCAGCCGGCCTGCATACATCACCGCCACACGGTCGGCGGTTTCGGCGATCACGCCCATGTCATGGGTCACCAGCATCACCGCTGTGCCCCGCTCCCGGCACAGCCGTTTCAGCAGGGCGGTAATCTGCGCCTGGATCGAAACATCGAGCGCGGTGGTCGGCTCGTCCGCGACGATCAGCTCCGGCTCGGCACAGAGCGCGAGGGCAATCACGATCCGCTGCCGCATCCCGCCGGAGAACTGGTGCGGGTAGCTGTCGATGCGTTCTTCCACCGCCGGGATGCCGACCTCGCGCATCAGTTCCCTGGCGCGTTCGCGGGCGCGGGGCTTGTCGAGGTCGCTGTGCAGGCGGATGGTTTCGACCAGCTGGTCCCCGACCCGGAACAGCGGGTTGAGCGAGGTCAGAGGGTCCTGGAAGATTGCGCCGATGCGACGGCCGCGCACGGCTTGCATGGCACGGTCATCGAGATTGTCGATCCGGTCGCCGGAAAGGTGAATCGTGCCGGCGGCGATCCGTCCCGGCGGTTCCAGAAGCCCGAGGATCGACATGCCGGTCATAGACTTGCCGGCACCGGATTCACCGACCACGCCGAGGATTTCACCACGTCGGATTTGCAGCGAAATGTCATCGACGGCGGTCAGCACGCCTTTGCGGGTGGGAAATTCGACGCGCAGGTTCTGCACGTCGAGAACGACATCGCTCATGGCGTGACCCTCTTGTAGCTGGGGGTGAAGATTTCGCAGACCGGCGGATGGCCGGCGGTGCGGTCCGGGTATTTGGCGATCAGCCCGTCGAATTGCGCCTGGGCGCGGGCGGCATCGGCCGCAGCGTCGACGCCGGGGATCACGCCATCGGCCATCACCTGCCGCCCGTCGATCCAGACATCGCGCATGTCGCGGCCAGAGGCGGCGGTCATCAACGTCTGTACCGGGTCGGGCGTTTGCAGGCAGTGGCGCAGATCGATCACCGCGATATCAGCCTTGGCACCGGGGGAGAGGCGCCCGAGGTCAGCCCGATCCAGCGCCTGTGCACCGCCCAGCGTGGCCGCATCGAACATGTCTTCGGAACGAACCGCCGAGACACCTTCGGCCAGACGCGCGGTCATCATGCCGATCTGCATGTTGAGGATCATGTCGGCCGGATGGGTGTCGGTGCCCAGCCCGATGTTGATGCCGCGCGCGCGGGCCTTGGGAAAACTCTTCAGCATCCCGCCATGACGCGCGGCCACCAGCGGGCAATGCACCAGCGTGGCCTGGGCCTCTGCGATCAGGTCGAATTCGGCATCTGTCGCCTGCGTGCCATGCGGCAGCAGCCAGGTGTCGCGCAGCGCGCCGATGCGGCTCAACCACTCAATCGGTGCGCAGCCGTGCTGTTCCCGCACCAAATGCAGTTCCACCGGCGACTGGCTGCAATGCAGGCGCACCGGCGCGCCCATCTCGGTGGCGATTTCGGCGGTGCGTTGCAGCAGCGTCCCGGTGCAGGTTTCGATCCGGTCGGGGGCAAACATCGCGCGGATGCGTCCCCCGGCGATGCCGTCGACGCGCCGGGCGAAATCGGCCGCCTCGGC encodes the following:
- a CDS encoding chlorohydrolase family protein gives rise to the protein MMEGAKPGRTLLSARWVIGHQGGRHVVHENGVVVIEGTGVLHVGTDFDGAVARRIDYGEAVISPGFIDLDALSDLDTTILGFDNGPAWQKGRVWPESYVNRGPYEMYTPEELAFQKRHAFAQLIRNGITTALPIASLFYRAWGETVAEFEAAAAAAEDLGLRVYLGPAYRTGGQVTDEAGNIRAVFDEARGLEGLAEAADFARRVDGIAGGRIRAMFAPDRIETCTGTLLQRTAEIATEMGAPVRLHCSQSPVELHLVREQHGCAPIEWLSRIGALRDTWLLPHGTQATDAEFDLIAEAQATLVHCPLVAARHGGMLKSFPKARARGINIGLGTDTHPADMILNMQIGMMTARLAEGVSAVRSEDMFDAATLGGAQALDRADLGRLSPGAKADIAVIDLRHCLQTPDPVQTLMTAASGRDMRDVWIDGRQVMADGVIPGVDAAADAARAQAQFDGLIAKYPDRTAGHPPVCEIFTPSYKRVTP